TATCTGCCCACGCGCATTTCCTCGAACGTTGATGTGCTGACCAATTCCATCGGTATGCTGGCGGGTGCCGCAATAGCCTGTGTGTGCGGCGAGCGCTGGCTGCTGTCGGGAGAGCTGCGTCGATTGCGCGAGACCCATTTCCGGGCTGGCGCACGCACCGACCTCGCCTTCGTACTGCTCGCCCTCTGGCTACTTACGCAACTGAACGCGGAGATCTGGCTCTTCGGCAACGGTGATCTGCGCCATCTGATTCCCGCCAATTTCGGTGTGCACTATTCCGCGGACGCCTATCTGCTGCTGGAAGCGGGTGTCGCGGCACTGAATTTTGCCGGAGTGGCCTTCCTGACCGGCGCGATTGCCCGCTCATTTGCCGCGGCGGCCGCATCGGTCGCCGCGCTGATATTGACCGCGCTGATGTTGAAGACCATAGCGTCGATGGCATTGTTCATTCCCGGCAATCCCGGCTTGTGGCTGACGCCGGGATCCGCACTGGGGCTGGTTGCGGGCGTGATGCTGTGGCTGCCGCTGGCACGGTGCCCGCCGGTGAGGTCAATGCGCGCTGCCGCGATCTGCTTTGCAGCGGGACTCTTCCTGGTGAATCTTGCGCCCGAGAATCCTTATCTTGTCGCTGCTTTGCAGATTCTGCAACGCGGGCATTTCCTGCGATTCAACGCCATGACCGGGTTATTGTCTTCGTGGTGGCCATTTCTGGCGTTTGCCTTTCTCGTATTTCTGATGCGCGGCGACAACGAGGACCGGCCGGATTCCGGCCGGTCCGGCAAATGAAGGGACCTGTCATGACGATACCGGTGCCTGCGGCGAGCCCGCCGCCCGACAGCCTGGACGATTTGCGCGAACGCCTGCGCCGGTTCTCCGCAGAGCGCGACTGGGAGCAATACCACACGCCGAAAAACCTGGCGATGTCGGTCGCGATCGAGGCTGCCGAGATCATGGAGCATTTCCAGTGGCTGACCGTTGCCCAAAGCGCCAATCTCGACGAGGCCGCCCGGCACGACGTAGCGCTCGAAATCGCGGACGTGCTGCTCTATCTCGTCAGACTGGCGGACGTGCTCGATATCGACATGGCTGCCGCGGCGCGCGAGAAAATCGGACTCAATGCGCACAAGTATCCGGCGCGGCGCGGCTTATAATTGCGCACCGGCTTCATGAGGATCGTCCTGTGAGTTTCTACACCCATCATGTGTTCTTCTGCTGCAACCAGCGCCAGAACGGCGAGGCTTGCTGCGGCAATCATGACGCACGGCAAATGCGCGACTATGCAAAGTCAATGGTCAAATCCCTCGAGCTCGCCGGCAAAGGCAAGGTGCGCATCAACCAGGCGGGCTGCCTCGACCGTTGCGAGGAAGGGCCGGTGATCGTGGTTTATCCCGAGGAAGTCTGGTATACCTACGTGGACAAGAACGACATCGACGAGATCATCGAGGAGCATCTGGTCAACGGGCGTGTCGTCGAACGCCTGCGCATTTGAGGCCCGCGTCCCCACAAAAGCTTTCCATCGACGGCCCGGCGGGAAAGCTCGAGGTTGCCGTCAGCGAACCCGGCGCGGCGCGGCGTGGCATCGCGTTGATCGCCCATCCCCATCCGCTTTACGGCGGCACGCTGGACAACAAGGTCGTGCAAACGCTGGCGAAGGCCTTTGTCGCGCTGGGATACTGCGCGTTGCGGTTGAATTTTCGCGGTGTCGGCGCAAGCGACGGAGTATTCGACGAGGGGCGCGGCGAAATCGAGGATTTCCTCGCGTTGGCGGATTACGGGCGGCGTACTTACGGCGAAAGCGAACTCGCGATCGGCGGGTTTTCCTTCGGAGGTTTCATCGCGGCGGCCGTGGCGGAGCGGCTTGCGCCACGGCATCTGGTATTGGCGGCTCCCGCGGTGGGGCGTTTTCCGGTCGGCAACGTGCCGGAAAATACGCTGGTCGTGCATGGCGAGGAAGATGATGTCGTGCCTTTGAAAGACGTGTTCGACTGGGCACGGCCGCAAACGCTTCCGGTGATCGTGTTCCCCGGTGGCGGCCATTTTTTCCACGGCAACCTGGTTACGCTGCAACGACTGGTCGAACAGCATTGCCGGACCTGAACAGACATGCCGCTTCTCGAAGTCAGCGAACTGCGCAAAAGCTACGGTGACCTGGAGGTGTTGCGCGGCGTGAGCCTGTCGCTCGACGCCGGCGAATGCCATGGCCTGCTTGGCCCGAACGGCGCCGGCAAGACCACGACCTTGCGGCTATGCCTCGGGCTGACGGATGCGGATGCCGGCCGGATCTCGCTGCTCGGTTTTCCGGTGCCGAAAGCGGCGCGCGAGGCGCGTATCCGGCTGGGCGTCGTGCCGCAAATCGACAATCTCGATCCGGACTTCACGGTATTCGAGAATCTGCTGGTGTACGGTCGCTATTTCGGCGAGGCGGAGGCGACGATACGCGGCCGCATACCCGATCTTCTGGAATTTGCCGGACTCGCGGCGCGCGCGACATCAAAGATCCAGACGCTCTCCGGTGGCATGAAGCGGCGCCTGTCGCTGGCGCGAGCGCTGATCAACGATCCCGACCTGCTTTTCCTGGACGAACCGACCACCGGGCTCGACCCCCAGGCCCGTCATATGATCTGGGACAGGTTGAAGCAGCTCGTCAACCAAGGCAA
The window above is part of the Betaproteobacteria bacterium genome. Proteins encoded here:
- a CDS encoding VanZ family protein, translating into MSGSLPFPSARYARNSRLVAYLAVAYLLLVVYASLYPFTDWRVPNDEATRFLFAGWPSYIVVSDVVLNILAYMPLGLLLTLSWMGRVPRWVAVVLSVTAGMLLSLSIEFAQAYLPTRISSNVDVLTNSIGMLAGAAIACVCGERWLLSGELRRLRETHFRAGARTDLAFVLLALWLLTQLNAEIWLFGNGDLRHLIPANFGVHYSADAYLLLEAGVAALNFAGVAFLTGAIARSFAAAAASVAALILTALMLKTIASMALFIPGNPGLWLTPGSALGLVAGVMLWLPLARCPPVRSMRAAAICFAAGLFLVNLAPENPYLVAALQILQRGHFLRFNAMTGLLSSWWPFLAFAFLVFLMRGDNEDRPDSGRSGK
- a CDS encoding nucleotide pyrophosphohydrolase; amino-acid sequence: MTIPVPAASPPPDSLDDLRERLRRFSAERDWEQYHTPKNLAMSVAIEAAEIMEHFQWLTVAQSANLDEAARHDVALEIADVLLYLVRLADVLDIDMAAAAREKIGLNAHKYPARRGL
- a CDS encoding (2Fe-2S) ferredoxin domain-containing protein; this encodes MSFYTHHVFFCCNQRQNGEACCGNHDARQMRDYAKSMVKSLELAGKGKVRINQAGCLDRCEEGPVIVVYPEEVWYTYVDKNDIDEIIEEHLVNGRVVERLRI
- a CDS encoding alpha/beta fold hydrolase, whose protein sequence is MRPASPQKLSIDGPAGKLEVAVSEPGAARRGIALIAHPHPLYGGTLDNKVVQTLAKAFVALGYCALRLNFRGVGASDGVFDEGRGEIEDFLALADYGRRTYGESELAIGGFSFGGFIAAAVAERLAPRHLVLAAPAVGRFPVGNVPENTLVVHGEEDDVVPLKDVFDWARPQTLPVIVFPGGGHFFHGNLVTLQRLVEQHCRT
- a CDS encoding ATP-binding cassette domain-containing protein; this encodes MPLLEVSELRKSYGDLEVLRGVSLSLDAGECHGLLGPNGAGKTTTLRLCLGLTDADAGRISLLGFPVPKAAREARIRLGVVPQIDNLDPDFTVFENLLVYGRYFGEAEATIRGRIPDLLEFAGLAARATSKIQTLSGGMKRRLSLARALINDPDLLFLDEPTTGLDPQARHMIWDRLKQLVNQGKTILLTTHFMDEAERLCHRLAIMDHGRIISTGTPRELISRHIEPQVLEVYGEGVAEWATAHGDKLADRAERAGETVFCYTRHAEPLIATLENNPDLRYLHRPANLEDVFLKLTGRDLRD